One region of Catenuloplanes indicus genomic DNA includes:
- a CDS encoding TetR/AcrR family transcriptional regulator — MRADAQRNRERLLDAAVNAFTREGPDVTLESVAKSAGVGIGTLYRHFPTREALVEAAYRNELSRLCDAAPDLAATLPPDRALRAWMDRFLDYMTTKHGMADALRAVIASGGNPYAHSRDRMLAALDGLLTAGTDAGLIRRDVTTDDVLVALSGITLAAGKPDQRTQAGRLLDLLLDGLRQKTR; from the coding sequence ATGCGTGCGGACGCGCAGCGCAACCGCGAACGGCTGCTCGACGCCGCTGTCAACGCCTTCACCCGGGAGGGCCCGGACGTCACGCTCGAGTCCGTGGCCAAGTCCGCCGGTGTCGGCATCGGCACGCTCTACCGCCACTTCCCCACGCGCGAGGCGCTGGTCGAGGCCGCCTACCGCAACGAGCTGTCCCGGCTCTGCGACGCCGCCCCCGACCTGGCCGCCACGCTGCCGCCGGACCGGGCGCTGCGCGCCTGGATGGACCGGTTCCTCGACTACATGACCACCAAGCACGGCATGGCCGACGCGCTGCGCGCCGTCATCGCGTCCGGCGGCAACCCGTACGCGCACAGTCGCGACCGCATGCTCGCCGCGCTCGACGGCCTGCTCACCGCGGGCACCGACGCCGGCCTCATCCGCCGCGACGTCACCACGGACGACGTGCTGGTCGCGCTCTCCGGCATCACGCTCGCCGCCGGCAAACCCGACCAGCGCACCCAGGCCGGCCGCCTGCTCGACCTGCTCCTCGACGGCCTGCGGCAGAAAACCCGCTAG
- a CDS encoding SDR family NAD(P)-dependent oxidoreductase, producing the protein MVNRETTAAEILRDVDLSGQRAIVTGGASGIGLETARALAGAGAEVTLAVRDTAAGARAAAGIGHGAVRVAFLDLADPVGVGAFARHWGGPLHMLVNNAGLMAPPLRRNGVGWELQFATNHLGHFALARGLHRALAEAGGARVVSVSSRAHLRSPVEFDDVHYRTRPYDAWQAYGQSKTANVLFAVEASARWARDGIDVNALHPGGIRTGLQRYVPEAELPADVIWRTPQQGAATSVLLAASPTVKGVTGRYFEDCAEAAPHVPGVRRGVAAWAVDPGAAARLWELSVRTLR; encoded by the coding sequence ATGGTCAACCGGGAGACCACCGCTGCGGAGATCCTGCGGGACGTCGACCTGAGCGGGCAGCGCGCGATCGTCACCGGCGGCGCCTCCGGCATCGGCCTGGAGACCGCGCGGGCGCTGGCCGGCGCGGGTGCCGAGGTCACGCTCGCGGTGCGGGACACCGCGGCCGGTGCGCGCGCGGCCGCCGGGATCGGTCACGGTGCAGTGCGCGTGGCGTTCCTGGACCTGGCCGATCCGGTCGGCGTGGGCGCGTTCGCCCGGCACTGGGGCGGGCCGTTGCACATGCTGGTCAACAACGCGGGCCTGATGGCACCGCCGCTGCGCCGCAACGGCGTCGGCTGGGAACTGCAGTTCGCCACCAATCACCTGGGACACTTCGCGCTGGCCCGAGGGCTGCACCGGGCGCTCGCCGAGGCTGGCGGCGCCCGGGTCGTGTCGGTCAGCTCCCGCGCGCACCTGCGCTCGCCGGTGGAGTTCGACGACGTGCACTACCGGACCCGGCCGTACGACGCGTGGCAGGCCTACGGTCAGTCGAAGACCGCGAACGTGCTGTTCGCGGTGGAGGCGTCGGCACGGTGGGCACGCGACGGCATCGACGTCAACGCGCTCCACCCGGGCGGTATCCGGACCGGCCTCCAGCGGTACGTGCCGGAGGCCGAGCTTCCGGCCGACGTGATCTGGAGGACGCCGCAGCAGGGGGCGGCCACGTCGGTGCTGCTCGCCGCGTCGCCGACGGTGAAAGGCGTCACCGGCCGGTACTTCGAGGACTGCGCGGAGGCGGCACCGCACGTGCCCGGCGTCCGGCGCGGCGTCGCAGCATGGGCCGTGGATCCGGGCGCCGCGGCCCGGCTGTGGGAGCTGTCCGTGCGGACGCTCCGATGA
- a CDS encoding GNAT family N-acetyltransferase, with amino-acid sequence MEISPLTAEDHAAAETDLAEVLLECVLGGASVGFTLPFTVADARAYWRGALADPDARTWVARDGGRILGVIRLLPAAQANAPHRAEIAKLLVHPDGRGRGLGGALLVAAEEGARALGRSLLVLDTETGSVAEGLYARRGWTRVGEIPEFALTPAGDRAATTIFRKHV; translated from the coding sequence ATGGAGATCTCACCGCTGACCGCCGAGGACCACGCCGCCGCCGAGACCGACCTGGCGGAGGTGCTGCTGGAGTGCGTGCTCGGCGGTGCGAGCGTCGGGTTCACGCTGCCGTTCACGGTGGCGGACGCCCGCGCGTACTGGCGTGGCGCGCTGGCCGACCCGGACGCGCGCACCTGGGTCGCGCGGGACGGCGGCCGGATCCTCGGCGTGATTCGCCTGCTGCCGGCCGCGCAGGCGAACGCGCCGCACCGCGCCGAGATCGCCAAGCTGCTGGTCCACCCGGACGGGCGCGGCCGGGGCCTCGGCGGCGCGCTGCTGGTCGCGGCCGAGGAGGGCGCCCGTGCGCTCGGCCGCTCGCTGCTGGTGCTGGACACCGAGACCGGCAGCGTCGCGGAAGGGCTCTACGCGCGGCGAGGCTGGACCCGGGTCGGTGAGATCCCGGAGTTCGCGCTCACTCCGGCGGGTGACCGGGCCGCTACCACGATCTTTCGCAAGCACGTGTAA
- a CDS encoding DUF5925 domain-containing protein, producing the protein MNTPRQPVDSRDMKTARSGGKAERNGTRATAGKAAAKAVEQDNGLVGALPMAGSVDDGDRLVDVVDLLAISAFTTGREPYGRTTHLENVRSDARLTVDGARVLREAVEDTGRGRLLAGDGFTLHVNHWTQSRRATVMVTAISAELAESVVTEVIDGAVEEPEPTPDTVGIGFWHFGPHGPRRVERQIDAAPWETIRGNYAGAVASALDRVMAQDGESLDGRLLLLHGPPGTGKTTLIRALAQQWKSWCQVDCVLDPERLFADPAYLMNVALGGDDEDGPRWRLLVLEDCDELIGGEAKMSSGQSLSRLLNLTDGLLGQGRNALIAITTNEDLASLHPAVIRPGRCLAQVEVGRLPRDEATAWLGRPDGIGPDGATLAELFALRSGTAPVAVPEPPANTGMYL; encoded by the coding sequence ATGAACACGCCCCGGCAGCCCGTCGACTCGCGGGACATGAAGACCGCCCGCAGCGGCGGCAAGGCGGAGCGCAACGGCACCAGGGCCACCGCCGGCAAAGCGGCCGCGAAGGCCGTCGAGCAGGACAACGGCCTGGTCGGTGCGCTGCCGATGGCCGGGTCCGTCGACGACGGCGACCGTCTGGTCGACGTGGTGGACCTGCTGGCGATCAGCGCGTTCACCACCGGCCGGGAGCCGTACGGCCGGACCACCCACCTGGAGAACGTGCGCTCCGACGCGCGGCTCACGGTCGACGGCGCACGCGTGCTGCGCGAGGCGGTCGAGGACACCGGCCGTGGCCGGCTGCTGGCCGGCGACGGGTTCACGCTGCACGTCAACCACTGGACGCAGTCCCGCCGCGCCACCGTCATGGTCACCGCGATCAGTGCGGAGCTGGCCGAGTCCGTGGTTACCGAGGTGATCGACGGCGCGGTGGAGGAGCCCGAGCCGACGCCGGACACGGTCGGCATCGGGTTCTGGCACTTCGGCCCGCACGGCCCGCGCCGGGTGGAGCGGCAGATCGACGCGGCGCCGTGGGAGACGATCCGCGGGAACTACGCCGGTGCGGTCGCGTCCGCGCTGGACCGGGTGATGGCGCAGGACGGCGAGTCGCTGGACGGCCGGCTCCTGCTGCTGCACGGCCCGCCCGGCACCGGCAAGACCACGCTGATCCGCGCGCTGGCCCAGCAGTGGAAGTCGTGGTGCCAGGTCGACTGCGTGCTCGACCCGGAGCGGCTGTTCGCCGACCCCGCCTACCTGATGAACGTGGCGCTCGGCGGCGACGACGAGGACGGCCCGCGCTGGCGGCTGCTGGTGCTGGAGGACTGCGACGAGCTGATCGGCGGCGAGGCCAAGATGAGCTCCGGGCAGTCGCTGTCCCGGCTGCTCAACCTGACCGACGGGCTCCTCGGCCAGGGCCGCAACGCGCTGATCGCGATCACCACGAACGAGGACCTGGCGTCGCTGCACCCCGCGGTGATCCGCCCGGGCCGCTGCCTGGCCCAGGTCGAGGTGGGCCGGCTGCCGCGCGACGAGGCCACCGCGTGGCTGGGCCGCCCGGACGGTATCGGCCCGGACGGCGCGACGCTCGCGGAACTGTTCGCGCTGCGCTCCGGCACCGCGCCGGTGGCGGTGCCGGAGCCGCCCGCGAACACGGGCATGTATCTCTAG